The genomic interval GTGTTGAACGCCTTGACGACGTGCGCGTCGTCGGGAGCGGCCTCGGCGATCTCCTGTGCTCCGGAGCTGTCAGCGGGCACGACGAAGCCCTGCAGGTCAGGGGTGACGGGGTTGGTGACGTCGACGATGGTCTTGCCGCGCAGTGCGTCCCCGTACTCCTTCACCACCGCTACCGCGCCGGCGTAGGGCACGGCGAGGATCACGATGTCCCCGGCCGGGATCTCACCGGCCGTGCCCACGGTGGCGCCGCCGAGTGCGGCGGCCACTTCCTGCGCCTTGGCCTGGTCGCGGCCGAGGATCTCAACGGTGTTACCGCCGGCGAGCGCCCGCCCGGCCAGAGCCTGGGCCATATTGCCCAGTCCGACGATGCTGATACTGCTCATCAGTATTCCTGCTTTCCGATTTCCGGTCCTGCCGGGGGAATTTCCGCATCGATTTCACTTTCGACGCCGTGAGGCGCGTATGTGATGCTGCCACCGCCCCCAGGAAACGTCCAAGACCTCTTGAGACCCTGGTGATACCCTGAAGGTCTCACCACGTCGGAGGCCGTATGGATCTCGATCTGCGAAAACTGCGGTACTTCGTCGCCGTCGCCGACCGGCTCCACTTCGGCCGCGCCGCCGACGGACTCCACATCGCGCAGCCGGTGCTCAGCCGACAGATCCGCGCACTCGAGAAGGATCTCGGCGCGGCACTGTTCACCCGGGACCGCCACGGCGTCGAACTGACCGACGCGGGCCGGCAACTGCTGGCCGACGCCGGCCCGTTGCTCGCCTCCGCCCACGCGCTGCGCCGCCGTGTGTCCGAGGCCGCCGGCGGCCGGCGGCTCATGGTCGGCTTCCGCGCCGGCATTCCCATCACCCCGGCGGCCCGCGCGTTCGAGGGCAGGCACCCCGACGTGATCGTCGATGTGCAGCGGATCGAGGGCGACGACCAGGCCGTGATGCTGCTCGACGGGCGCATCGACGTAGCCTTCGTGCGCCTGCCCATCGACGAAACCGGCCTGCGCCTGACGCCCTTGTACACCGAGCCGCGGGTGGCGGTGCTGCCGGCCGGGCATCGCTTCGCCGGTAAGGCGGAGGTCACCGAGACCGACCTGGCCGGTGAGCTGCTGCTGTGGGACGGTGACGTGAACTCGCAGCCCACCAAGCGCCCGTTCGCCAACGCCGGATACCCGGTGCGCGGGGTCGACGAAACCCTCGAACATGTGGCGGCCGGACGCGGCATCTCCTTCCTGGCCCGGTCGGCGTCCGTCTTCTACTCGCATCCCGACATCGCCTACGTGCCCATCCCGGACCTGGCACCCGACCACGTGCACCTCGCGGTAGCGGCAACGCACACCTCACCGGTCGTCGACGACTTCATCGCCGCGGCTCACTCGGCGGCCGAGGTCACGGCAGAATGCGGCAACTACGAAATGTGGCAGCTCGGGGGCGACGCCCTCACACGGCACGCGTAAGCAGCCACTGGAGACCGCCGCCGCATGCGAGATCTTCGACCACCGCACCCCACCCCGTCGCCCTCGTCCGGGCCGGCGCCCGCTTCGAGAACGGTCACCCCGTCGAACGCCCCGAGGTACCCGCCGCAGCGAGACACCCCAACCGGCCTGCAACCGCGGCCAATTGCTCAGAGGACCCGTGCAAGTGGCGCTACGCTGCTGTGTCGTGCAGGAGACGCGTCTCAACACGGCTCGGATCCGGGCGGCCCGCCGGGTGATCGACCCGGTCTTTCTCGACACTCCGCTGTACCGCTGCGAGGCGCTGGAGCCCGGCCTCGGGTGCACGGTGAGCATCAAACTCGAAACGGCGAACCCGGTCCGCAGCTTCAAGGCCCGCGGCACGGAGGTAGTCGCGAGCCTGCTCGCCGACAGTGCCTCGTCAGCCGCGGTGTGCGCGAGCGCGGGCAACCTGGGCCAAGCCCTCGCCTGGTCCGGGCGCGGCCGGGGGCTCGACGTCACGGTCGTGGCATCCCGCTTCGCGACGCGGACCAAGCTTGATCGC from Streptomyces sp. CA-278952 carries:
- a CDS encoding NADPH-dependent F420 reductase, whose product is MSSISIVGLGNMAQALAGRALAGGNTVEILGRDQAKAQEVAAALGGATVGTAGEIPAGDIVILAVPYAGAVAVVKEYGDALRGKTIVDVTNPVTPDLQGFVVPADSSGAQEIAEAAPDDAHVVKAFNTVFSHVVAAGSAEGRPVDVFIAGHDAQAKTRVSAFVESLGLRPWDTGDLFMARALENVGLLELGLMSHSVKHTDFSLNVTLLR
- a CDS encoding LysR family transcriptional regulator — its product is MDLDLRKLRYFVAVADRLHFGRAADGLHIAQPVLSRQIRALEKDLGAALFTRDRHGVELTDAGRQLLADAGPLLASAHALRRRVSEAAGGRRLMVGFRAGIPITPAARAFEGRHPDVIVDVQRIEGDDQAVMLLDGRIDVAFVRLPIDETGLRLTPLYTEPRVAVLPAGHRFAGKAEVTETDLAGELLLWDGDVNSQPTKRPFANAGYPVRGVDETLEHVAAGRGISFLARSASVFYSHPDIAYVPIPDLAPDHVHLAVAATHTSPVVDDFIAAAHSAAEVTAECGNYEMWQLGGDALTRHA